CGCTGGGGAGAAGCACTTCGCGAGGGAGTCGGACATCGCTTCGAACCTCCGTCTTCGCCCGGACGAGTCTACCAGGTGCATATCCAGGGGCGTACCCCGTTGCCCAGGGTCGCGATCGAAGATCTCGACGTCCTTTCTAGTTCTGAGTGCCTTGGTACGGTTCGCTGCAGTACCATGAAGGCGGCGAACAGATACCCACATCGCTCGAGGAGAAACCGATGGAACGGATGAACGAGCTGGGCTTCTACACGCTCGGCGGCGCACCGCAGACACCTCGCGAGCTGATCGCCGAGGTGCAGCAGGCCGAGGCGCTCGGCCTCGGCTCGACGTTCATCTCGGAGCGCTTCAATATCAAGGAGGCGGCTACCCTGTCGGGCGCGGTAGGCGCGATCTCGAGCGAGATCGGCATCGCCACTGCGGCCACGAACCACAACACGCGCCACCCGATGGTGACGGCCGCCTACGCGATGACGATGCACCGCCTCACCGGGGGCCGCTTCTCGCTGGGCCTCGGTCGGGGGATCCGACCGATCTTCGACGCCTTCGGTCTCCCGCGGATCAAGACTGCCGA
Above is a window of bacterium DNA encoding:
- a CDS encoding LLM class flavin-dependent oxidoreductase, coding for MERMNELGFYTLGGAPQTPRELIAEVQQAEALGLGSTFISERFNIKEAATLSGAVGAISSEIGIATAATNHNTRHPMVTAAYAMTMHRLTGGRFSLGLGRGIRPIFDAFGLPRIKTAEIEDFVGLMRRIWRGEVVVAHDGPAGKYGSPAV